Genomic segment of Bicyclus anynana chromosome 7, ilBicAnyn1.1, whole genome shotgun sequence:
CAGACTAATTTTAACATCCTTTTTGTACGTTTTAATTCCTTTTGTATATAACAGGTTTCTGCACAACTCAAGATGTAGACTTCTTGTTAAATCATATGAACAACGCCCGGTACATTCGTGAACTAGACTTTGCAAGGGTCAATTTCTACATCAGAACAGGAATTTATGCTCACATTAAAGCTATCGGTGGTGATGTACTCCAGGGCGCAACGAACATACGGTATAGACGGACTATATCTATATTCAAAGCATACAAAATTGAAACAAAGGTGAGAAGCCAGTATAATTCTATGCACTTTTTATACTTTGTAGGAGCTATTGTAAGAAACGAATGTTAAGTAGAATAAGGATCATAGGTGACTGAATGAAAAGAACTCAAAACAAAATCATTTCAAatggtatgtatgtataaaggtatgactgaaagtaaaaaaatagaTGTAGGTAAGAGGTTATGAATTATTGAGTTTCTTTCTTAATTATTACaagccgacgccctgcggtttcacctgcatagttcccgttcgcgTGAGAAAATATATCccatgacacttacaaataacgtggctttctaggtttaaaagaattttcaaaataggttccaGTATATCcaggtagatccagagattaccccttacaataccacaaactttacctcttaataatattgtacgagtagatataccaatagataataattattaagtctCATTAGCATAATATCAATTAagcgtgataacccagtggatataacttccGGCTTCATttctgagggcgtaggttcgaattcggtccgaggcatggaccaccaactttttagttaagaaattaattatcacttgtctcaaacgataaaggaaaaacatcgtgaggaaacctgcatacgtgagaattttctcaattgtcTCAattgtgtgtaaagtctgccaatatgcaatgggccagcgtggtggactaaggcctaacccttctcattctgagatgagacgcgtgctcaatagtgagccgaatatgggttgttaatgatgatgagtctcATTAGCAATCATAACAAAAAACGATTTTCCCATTCTTTCACGTCCCACAGATTAGCACGTTTAAAAACAGACACACAAACACTTGTCCTtagtaacacatttctctttattcatacagtattatagtatacagtattatagtacgagtataccttaattttattttcagttgACTTATTGGGAAGATAAATCACTTTTCTTTGAGCATAAATTCATTACATTCGATGGATTCGTTCGCACCGTAGTATTGTCTCGGCAGAATCTCATCAACGTGGATGCTGAGACGCTTATGAAGAGTATTCCTGGAGCTGAATCGAAGCCAGAGTGCCCAGAGGAAATCAAACATTGGATACAAGCTATGGAAGTGTCCAGCGCTAAGCTTAGGCATAAGAATTAGATTTATTACAAAttgtcatcgatataaatcgttagatgggcgttctttaatatggagggccatattaaagaacgctcaattttatgtcattacccaaagacgtacacgcacatcttatcttagtacgtaacaagcgcatgctgtgggtggacgtggacttaataaaatatttactgtttttttcttattttaatcccttaattatgccttcgtgttaattttggaagtataaaaataaaagccacaatatgaataactagcggacgcccgcgacttcgtccgcgtaaaaattgatgtaaacttctctccccctaccctaaccctacccgtaccctatcctaccctacccctaccttactcctaccctaccgctaacgctaaccctacccgtaccctatccataccctatcctaccctacccctaccttactcctaccctaccgctaaccctaacccttccctacccctaccttacccctaccctaaccttaccctaccttaccctaccctacccctttcctactcctcccctaccctataccttccatatccttccactacctctaccttgcccctaccctatcctacactttccctaaattacccctaccctacctctatcctaccccttccctacccctatcctatctctaccctcagcaaaattgatCCAGCCTTTtgagcgtggtgcaatgaccaaaagactataatttcccaagcgacttctatgctaatactataaagagctaaagtttgtgtggttgtcgggggtaatctctggatctactggaccgatttggaaaattcttttaccaatagaaagctacattatttgcgagtgtcataggctatgtttggtcctcatattcacacgggaacgggaaccacgtaactgaaaccgcggggcgtcatatagcggcatttctacgactttcagaaattttgtattatctccgaaactataaaactaattaacatactgtaaagggcaaatcttatctctataatatccttgtgattattaaataatttattttgataaggatttaagtttagttgtgtaaataatgacgtaaaccttagttaaaattataaataatttattaaagtactaaaggtactatatctgctaaaatataaaagatagatatatggtgtcgcggacttttttgtagaacttttaaaggttcaaaaagcctccatacatcaatttcagttatacgcaatggttgaggcagcgcatgcgaataagtaagtttttcggtccgacctgtaagagaaaacccgcgataactcagtagttatatatgacagaaatataaaatatagcctatagcactccccgataacgtagcattctactggtgaaagaatttttaaaatcggaccagtagttccgaagattaccccatttcaaagaattgttacaaacttacaaacttacaaactttacctctttataatattatatagatatagatatagatatagatatagatatagatgagaaatgtgttacgagtgatgacgtacacaattccgcgacgcgttgaggcccatctaacgatctacgatcgatgccaATTGTGATATGAAAGACCTGGAGAACTTGAAACTGTGACATACTTTTCTGTTCCAATAACGTAGTGATTAATACAATATTCTGTTTGATGTTCACTTCAAATTGATCTAcagcattatttattttattaggataactAACAGCTGATACAGTGTCACgtgtaataatttacattaaaatagatattgcacagctaattattaaaagttatcacAGTTTAGACTAATTAATATCATGTTTTGTCAATACTACAGTTGtcagaaatgaaatgaaatgaatcaGATAGAAAGGcgttttttattaagtaaataattaaaataccttaatagttcatcattataatttaggtaataaatcatatttattgaaTACAATCTATGTAAAATAATCTCTAAcactgtgtttttttaattgttcacTCGCAACGaattaagacaaaatattacttttggCTCAGACTCATAAAGATccatattattagaaaaaactagaacaaaaaaaacataaaatggaAACTTGTTTGGTCGGTTAAACATATTCACCGCAGCCAGTTACAAGTACATATAGCAAGTATACCAACTAACCGTTGTTTTCTGTCGTGGAACGAATATTCTGCAGTGCCGTCATAGATTCCATAAATAAAACACGTCTATTTGTATAACTATAGAGAAAACagtaatttcatttataaacaaaaatgtacTGTATAATAGCAACATTTGTGGCCCTGATGTACATTTTATGGGACGTCAATTACTTTCTCCGTGTAGCTTTCACTATTGCAATTGGGAGATTGTTCCAAAAGAAAAGCGGCCTCAAAGATGCGACTACAATTTACGGTGAGTAAGATATTTATGATTCTGTTTgaaatttttgttgttttatagaTGTGATTTATGTGGACTATCAATCAGTTAGCTAAGAGCTACAAGTAAGAGCTAAGAGCAAATTAAAAGATTTCTATAATTTATCTTATTcattgtaagtaggtaggtgtattttattttacgtttaatttttttattagaaaaattattATCGTTTAGTAGATGTGATTTACAGTTATTTGCTATTACTATCAGTTATGTACAAGCTAGCagcaattaaaatatatcaataatttaatagttGTTATACGTAGgtgtaagtattttatttacgtttGATTATTTTAACAGATTAGTTTGGTAGATAATTAGTGACGATCTCGTTAATCCTTTCTTTTCTGTAAaggatttttgaataaaataaaccgGCATTTACAAATAGGTAGTATAGAACGTGTAGTACTTCTATATTTtaagtgattttctgtaacctCCTCTTTCTATTTCAAATTCCTTGCCCATTATCttttatatgtaataaaatacCCTTTTTATAAGATTTACCGTATGTTCTTTTAGTTGTAATTTCAGAAATAGGACATccaacgatttatttatttggttaggaatatatttattcaaaaaataaaccaaaaacgTTACCAGAATTATGTTAAGTATGAAAAGCAAAGTTTTCTTAAAGTACCTATAGCCAATTACagattttctataaataaaaaccaaaataacgCCATAAtctgaaattaaagttattagtAACTTGCAGAACTCGCTACGAGGTTCGCGTAATTTCCATTCCTTTGGGAATACGAGGatgaaataatttgtttatgcgctgataatgtagctttcctattcattcatcattatataTTATGACAAATCTATTCATTAAGAACAAAAACCTATTTAAAGGTTAGGAAGTATATGGTAGGTATGGAGGTAGGATAGCCAAAAATTCATGTCGATTTGATCCTCTTTTAGGTTGTCTATTGAAAACTGAAAGAGAACAATGCCTCATTGATAGTCCGTTTCGTGattaaatttacaaattatgtttatttaaacacataccCTTCagtcaaaacaaaacattacacCTATTTAGTTTGGTAAGTATAAAGCTATAGTTAGTTAGTCGTTCATATAATAAATGCAAGTCATGTAGTAGGTATGTTATATTTCACACTTCTTTTATTTTGTCAGTAGGTAGATACGagtatttactttaatatttcaAGGATCTTCAAGGTATGTTTTAATAGaagttaaaaaatgaaataaatattacctatacCTCTACGTATTATGGTATTAGCAATAGCGACAgcgaaaatgtaaaaaaatcaatttattttagtcTTCTTTACGGtatattaataactttttacagcttaaaaggagatcattcacgcttcatacatttttgggctctttttgaaagtgccggccaacaaaaaaaaatggcacgactcgttagaattagctatttggagcaatagttaatatggcataaaagttgtcaggtgtctctgaaccaagttatacaggttcgacgattcgttatttccatacattttgtcaattttcaaaagtgcccgctaagaaaaaaaactgatacgtatcgttagaactgcccatttggaacaatagttagtatggcacaaatgttgtaagattgctctgaatcaaCTTATAACAGGttcaatgactcgtcacttctatacatattttttgagttttgtaagtgaccacctacaatataaataatacgtatcgttgtaactagcatttgcagcaatagttactatggcataaacattttagtatagctctgtgtccagttatgcagtttcgatgattcgtcaaatccatatgttttattgattttcaaagtgccgttttacaaaaatatgctcttatcactgcacttatcgtcagaactgcccatttggagtaatatttagtatgtcacgaatgctgtaggtttggtctgaaccaagttataaaggttcgatatctcgtcacttatatgcattttattgagttttgtaagtgcccaccgacaatattaatgatacgtatcgttttaactggtcatttgtggcaatagttagtataacacgaatgttgtagggttgctctaaaccaagttatacagggtTAATTGCAtgtcatctccatacattttattaattttaaaatgtgcctgccaataaaattcttacaggtatcCTTTTAACTGATCATTGAGACATACTTTGTCAGTTAGTATggcagacacgttgtataaatgctctgatctaagttatacaggtgtgactatttgtaatatccatacattttcttgatttttaagtgccaaccattaaaatggtacgtatcattagaactggctgtaatagAAACGGTCAGTAATAGTAGTATAGTGCAACAACCGTTGTAGGCCTGCtctgagccatgttatacaagttcaatgattcttaatttctatgcattttatcgatttaagcaatacagttagttggtaggtatgacagaaacattgtatgattgctctgatccaagttatttgcgttcgatgattcgtcacttatgtttttgttgatatctgaatgtaatggggaacaataaataggtaataatgatgaatacttaactaataatatgaaataaatgtcatcatggtgtaagagctgtgtcatcattatttgttatgttcttccttctagaccgtttctgcacttggccatgcgattcgccgttgtgcgtgtatttgttatgttattcaagcttgtaaaccgaaattaccattacttgaagaacttaataaaacgtttttatttctctcaatgcacaataacacaatttttagttacattggcaccataatgttgaatttgtacAAATGCTcagaatcattatttctatattttatattattgcttttatgttttccaacttttttggtaatcaatgaatgaaagttatataacttgtttcagtactagaATTTTTTTGAAGCGTGTGCaactaactattgctcctaatgactagttttaacgttaggtaccatattttaggtgaacggtactttaaaaaaatagtaaaatatatggatgtgacgaatcatctaaacagtataacttgattcggatctatactacaacgtttatgccatcgtaactattactgaaaatggttagttataacgataaatagcatttactttgtaacttacaaaactccatcaaatacattgaagtgacgagacatcgaacctgtataacttggttcagaacaatcttgcaacatttgtgccatactaactattactccaaatgggcagttttaaccataagtaccatatttttgttaaacggtactttaaaaaatcaataaaataaatggattggacgaatcatcgaaactgtataactcgacacaaagctatactacaatatttatgccatagtaaagattgctgcaaatggctaaatataacgatacgtatgatttattttgtttgcgggcacttacaaaactcagtaaattgtatagaagtgacgagtcatcgaacctgtataacttggttcagtgcagtcctacaacatttgagcagtagtaactattgctccaaatggacagttctaacgatacgtaccagttttttttcttggcgggcacttttgaaaattgacaaaatgtatggaagtaacgaatcgtcgaacctgtataacttggttcaaagccctcctacaactttcatgccatattaactattactgcAAATGagtagttctaacgattcgtgctattttttttcgttggccggcactttcaaaaagggcccaaaatgaatgatctccttttaaTCAATCAATTCAATGTTCAATGAACGAAACAAGACTGTTTTTTTCTCTTGTCGCTTATTCTCTTTTCTTTCTCTCTCGCTAAGAACCTTTATAGGCTTCGTGTATTAGCTCCTTAACTGCGGAGTTCGTATGCAAATTACAAGTATTGTTTATtccttatttataactagcgaacgcctgcgacttagtccgcgtgtaattcagtttttcgcaaattccgcggtaaccatggatttttctgggatgaaaagtagcctatgcgttaataaaaagtaaaatatatttccatttcaaatttgagcgaaatcgcttcagtagccgcagcgcaaaggaggaaaaaAACCTACACACAAACTGTcgcctttatgatattagtcTGATTAGTTTTATATCCAGCTCAGACGTATATAGGAGGATGCGGGCTACTTTAAAGTTAAGAATTCTGAAAGAGGAATATATGAGTTAATTTTCTATTCTTTGCATTACAGGATTTTGCACAACCCAAGATGTGGACATCTTCTTCAGGCACATGAACAATGCGCGCTATGTTCGTGAACTTGACTTCGCTCGCTTCCATTTCTACGACAGAACAGGCATCTACGCTAACATCAAAGCACTCGATGGCCATGTCCTTCAGGGCGCCTCGAGCATTCGGTACAGACGGACCATACCTATATTTACTCCATACAAAGTTGAGACAAAGGTATGTATTACATACAATCATACATTCATACAAAGATCAAaagttgatattttaattttgaactttGATAAAACGAAGGAAAAAATCGTTGCCAATGCCTATTTAAATTGCTGTTTAATTTTTCATGgcacaaattttaataaattgctgATAAATTTCTTATTTTCGTCGATTAGTTAGCAGCTTGTTGCGTTTGCTGACAAAACATATTTTGTAGCTGACTAACGAGTCTTTAATTAGCTTACTGGTTTAAATAGCAGTTTCTTTTCCTATCATCACATGACATTAAGTCATAATCAGTATAATCAAGACACTTTTTCCATGATTATAAACTTCCTTGTTATCCGATGAAACACGTTTTTTCAAGGAAAGGATTACCTATTGTTTATCTAATAAATCCAATAAAAAGCGGTGGgatttattattgacttaaaaaTTTAATCTACATCTCATTTTAAACTAGCAAATGCTCGCAATTTCGTCccctttatttttttcaatgctaTTGCCGATATCAGTAAAACAAAGTCAATAATACTGCGGAAGCTTCTATGTTTAAAATTTAGGTGGAATTTAGAAGTTTCGGATATTTGTGTTAAGAAACGAAGACGAATGTTAACAAAGTGTGAGTGTGACGTTATTCAAAATACAATCATATCAATATCATAGACTCTCAAAGACGTTAATCAGTTCTGTTTATGAATCCTCACGATATGAGAATCGAATTCTgagaagagagagagagaatctGAACGTCGTAGCTGAGAACATCGACATATTCTCTTGTAGGTACTCTGAGTAAATTCACAATGATTGCTGAATGGTGAATTTGTTATACTAAGTAGGTAGTACTGATTGTAATGGtatttaggtaaatagaattaagttttagatttataatatagtgctAAGTTAGCGAattaggtgatacctgtaaggctagttataagttatgatgataataaataaaaaaaaatagaattaagGAAATGAAAGTGTTTGCGGAGAAGGATACAAAAATTTGGTTTTGTGTTTCAGTTGGCGTATTGGGAAGACAAATCGTTATTCATTGAACAACAGTTCGTTACTTTCGATGGATTCGTGCGCGCCATAGTGCTGTCTCGGCAGAATCTTATCAACGTGGACGCTGATACTCTCCTAAAGAACATCCCTGGAGCTGAAGTGAAGCCGGAGTGTCCAGAGGAAATCAAGCATTGGCTTCAGGCCATTGAAATAACCAGTGCCAGGCTGAGGAAGAAggaatagttattttaatattaacattagaTATAGGTACCGTGGCTcaaatagataattttaataaaatgattttatattaacatagaactgaaagtaataatttatttttgtccttTTCAATGGCAAGAGTTAGGACTACATTTATCGAGTACGTATTTGGATAAAAACCACTGTTTCAATCGGAGAATTTATTTCTGCCAGGAGACCTTTAGTagttaagtaaatttaattgaaatattatagagtcattatcatcatcatcatatcagccgatggacgtccactgctggacataggccttttgtatggacttcctaacatcacgatactgagccacctgcatccagcgaatcccagcgatTCAATTTGTGTAATAAAGAGTGAAAGACTCATAATCTAGCTTCCAATATTTAATCTATACATACTCACAggtcaagttaaataaaagcagCTGAAAATAAAACTGAACATTACTTTATATCTGGAAGACAATTAAAAAGAATGTGAATCTTTTTAAATATCGGGAAACTACGACGATGCGTATGCAGGTTtggaagtaggtatattatcttCACAGGCATTACTGCGAGGTCGTCGCTTCCAGCTTACTCCCCTAATAAATATTGAGTTACTGTTTATACAACCTGCACATTATGAACATCAGTTTAGGGGATTGAATACATTTTTGGGTATCTATttcaaattgttaataatatttatctttataatgcTCTTAGTAGTTTATTCAATAAACTTATACGATATAAATATGCACTGTATTaggtacctagtacctacttacctgtTTTTTCCTTTACCTTCATCTGTTTGAACGTCTTACATGTTAGTACAAGACTGTCAAGCAGATTTTCTCTTTTTTGTCACCACCTTTAAATACACtatcgtatcatcatcatcatcatggtcCCATGACCATTATTATATTAGACGATGGATGTCAGCTATTGGACACAGGATTTTTACTGtgctaaaaagtaaaaacatctTTAATAGGGTAGCTAGCGATTCCAGGTGATTTCTGTCATCAGTTCACCTAGAGTCGATCAAgactttattttcaaatacgaTTTCCAATGAGTGTGATTTATTAAATCGATATATCATATATCTATTATATACATCACATTTAagtctaataaataaaagccCAAGAAATAATAagcatttaattaataataattaactatctATCAATACTAACTATTAACAGACTCGACAACTAAAGCTACGCACAAACTGGGCTTCATAGcttgcattatataata
This window contains:
- the LOC112045733 gene encoding protein THEM6, which codes for MLVLCIIFVTAIVIVTLFYVFCDVNYFIRMGLTVLISKIFQKKSGIKDPITIYGFCTTQDVDFLLNHMNNARYIRELDFARVNFYIRTGIYAHIKAIGGDVLQGATNIRYRRTISIFKAYKIETKLTYWEDKSLFFEHKFITFDGFVRTVVLSRQNLINVDAETLMKSIPGAESKPECPEEIKHWIQAMEVSSAKLRHKN
- the LOC112045810 gene encoding protein THEM6, with the translated sequence MYCIIATFVALMYILWDVNYFLRVAFTIAIGRLFQKKSGLKDATTIYGFCTTQDVDIFFRHMNNARYVRELDFARFHFYDRTGIYANIKALDGHVLQGASSIRYRRTIPIFTPYKVETKLAYWEDKSLFIEQQFVTFDGFVRAIVLSRQNLINVDADTLLKNIPGAEVKPECPEEIKHWLQAIEITSARLRKKE